The following proteins are encoded in a genomic region of Rhodoferax aquaticus:
- a CDS encoding TrmH family RNA methyltransferase — MNAPSMLRISSRDNALIKDLRRLSQENGAYRKQQRYWAEGDHLCRAALVRGMRPDIAVFAESFLSAARTEYVQAATKNIVVPDALFHEISGLESPASMGYVFALPRDQGLKPGVATVILDRVQDAGNVGSILRSASAFGVEQVLALKGTAALWGSKVLRAGMGAHWGLRLFEGFTFANLDGLDLPIVVTSSHRGEFLHVAQYTNQLPNPCAWVFGHEGQGVCTELEAMARVHIRIAQPGGEESLNVGAAAAICLHASASQAPSVRA; from the coding sequence ATGAACGCCCCTTCGATGCTGCGTATTAGCTCTAGAGATAACGCCTTGATCAAGGACTTGCGGCGTTTGTCCCAAGAAAATGGGGCGTATCGAAAGCAGCAGCGCTATTGGGCAGAGGGAGACCATTTGTGTCGCGCGGCCTTGGTCAGGGGTATGCGTCCCGATATAGCTGTATTCGCCGAGTCGTTTCTATCGGCTGCGCGCACAGAATATGTGCAGGCCGCTACAAAAAACATAGTAGTTCCGGATGCACTTTTTCATGAGATCAGCGGCCTAGAGTCGCCAGCGAGCATGGGATATGTGTTTGCGTTACCTCGTGACCAAGGTCTGAAACCTGGTGTTGCCACCGTGATTCTTGACCGGGTTCAAGATGCCGGCAACGTTGGGTCTATATTGCGCAGCGCTTCAGCGTTTGGGGTTGAGCAAGTGCTAGCGCTAAAGGGTACAGCGGCGCTATGGGGTTCCAAGGTTTTACGTGCCGGTATGGGTGCGCACTGGGGTTTGCGGCTGTTCGAGGGATTTACCTTTGCCAACCTGGATGGCTTGGACCTGCCCATCGTGGTTACGAGCTCACACAGAGGGGAGTTTCTCCATGTGGCTCAGTATACGAACCAGCTGCCAAATCCATGCGCGTGGGTCTTTGGGCATGAAGGGCAGGGGGTTTGCACGGAGTTGGAAGCGATGGCACGCGTGCATATTCGTATCGCTCAACCAGGGGGGGAAGAGTCTCTCAATGTGGGAGCCGCCGCTGCTATTTGCCTTCATGCAAGTGCATCTCAAGCACCCAGTGTGAGGGCTTAG
- the rnhB gene encoding ribonuclease HII → MASLNSPRQTSLVWTAPGLIAGVDEAGRGPLAGPVVAAAVILDEMNPIAGLADSKVLSAARREALFDEIRAKALCCAIAEASVEEIERLNILQATMLAMRRAVEGLRLKPAKVLVDGNRIPVLGVLAEAVVKGDAFISAISAASILAKVHRDRWCEEVDHLYPEYGFAKHKGYGTAQHLAALRFHGACPQHRKTFRPVAEVLV, encoded by the coding sequence ATGGCAAGCCTTAATTCTCCGCGCCAAACCAGTCTAGTTTGGACTGCGCCTGGACTTATTGCCGGGGTAGACGAAGCTGGGCGCGGGCCATTGGCGGGGCCTGTGGTGGCCGCTGCCGTCATCCTGGATGAAATGAATCCTATAGCGGGCTTGGCAGATTCCAAGGTCTTAAGCGCCGCACGGCGTGAGGCGTTGTTTGACGAAATTCGTGCCAAGGCGCTGTGCTGCGCCATAGCAGAGGCGAGCGTTGAAGAGATAGAGCGACTCAACATTTTGCAGGCCACTATGCTCGCTATGCGTAGAGCCGTAGAAGGCCTGCGCCTCAAACCAGCAAAGGTCTTGGTAGACGGAAATCGCATCCCAGTATTGGGCGTGTTGGCTGAAGCGGTGGTCAAAGGGGATGCATTCATTTCAGCGATCTCTGCTGCATCTATCTTGGCTAAGGTACACCGTGACCGATGGTGTGAAGAGGTCGATCACCTCTACCCTGAGTATGGTTTTGCAAAGCACAAGGGGTATGGCACTGCGCAGCATTTGGCAGCATTGCGTTTTCACGGTGCCTGTCCCCAGCATAGAAAGACTTTCCGTCCCGTAGCGGAGGTGTTGGTATGA